The following are encoded together in the Thalassomonas haliotis genome:
- a CDS encoding endonuclease/exonuclease/phosphatase family protein: MTNKLPLKLALSAALLCSSNLAYAACSISGYEFTPTGTKDSRGLGYQTGSAPADANSGSFDLVVYNIDGFPKCIGGNSNNDFKNLLTELDNANYNIVLMQEMFSKTKHGYLRDESRLSVSSYPYRSKNWRGGTTSYGDGLIRLSDFPFNMAKRDDDDYTLVTHELEEFDKCHGDLTDSNPDCLTEKGFTVAIHEITENFSVHIYNTHMDAGRDDDDVTARRKQFEQLADFINNYSGHATVILGGDFNNKWSDYPHADEQLEIWQTFLATTGMTLACQDVITGSDKAISNCDGHFSASTDQIGYINRQNNPYSLTLAQYGELSNFTGLSDHEPLRARFTWVKN; encoded by the coding sequence ATGACTAATAAACTTCCCCTGAAACTCGCCTTATCCGCAGCACTGCTCTGTAGCAGTAACCTTGCCTATGCAGCTTGCAGCATCAGCGGTTATGAGTTTACTCCCACAGGCACCAAAGACAGCCGCGGCCTGGGTTATCAAACAGGCTCAGCCCCGGCTGATGCCAACAGCGGCAGCTTTGATCTAGTGGTATATAACATCGACGGCTTTCCCAAATGTATCGGCGGCAACAGCAATAACGACTTTAAGAACCTGCTCACCGAACTCGATAATGCCAACTATAACATCGTACTGATGCAGGAGATGTTCAGTAAAACCAAACATGGCTATTTACGCGACGAAAGCCGCCTCAGTGTCAGCAGCTACCCCTATCGCTCCAAAAACTGGCGCGGCGGCACAACCTCATACGGTGATGGCCTGATTCGTTTATCCGACTTCCCTTTTAATATGGCAAAACGGGATGACGATGATTACACCCTGGTCACGCACGAATTAGAAGAGTTTGACAAGTGTCATGGTGACTTAACCGACAGCAACCCGGATTGTTTAACGGAAAAAGGTTTTACCGTGGCGATACATGAAATCACCGAGAACTTTTCCGTGCATATCTATAACACCCATATGGATGCCGGGCGCGACGATGATGATGTCACAGCCCGCCGCAAGCAGTTTGAGCAGCTGGCTGATTTTATCAATAACTACTCCGGCCATGCTACCGTGATCCTCGGCGGTGACTTTAACAACAAGTGGTCGGATTATCCCCATGCAGACGAGCAACTGGAGATCTGGCAAACCTTTTTGGCAACAACCGGCATGACCCTGGCCTGCCAGGATGTGATCACCGGCAGCGACAAAGCCATCAGCAACTGCGACGGCCATTTCAGTGCCAGCACAGATCAAATTGGTTATATTAACCGTCAAAACAACCCCTATAGCCTCACCCTGGCACAATACGGGGAATTAAGCAATTTTACCGGCTTAAGCGATCACGAGCCTTTGCGGGCGCGCTTTACCTGGGTAAAAAATTAA
- a CDS encoding SymE family type I addiction module toxin, whose protein sequence is MAKCHHTTELGSAKVKYPIYRQLTVLETVFESAAKTRGIGINYVPVNLEPCIVLRGKWLRQAGFTVGQKLSIKVNQEEIHIIPKLIGLAQTAKG, encoded by the coding sequence ATGGCTAAATGTCATCATACGACAGAGCTTGGCTCGGCAAAAGTAAAATATCCCATTTATCGGCAACTTACCGTGCTGGAAACCGTGTTTGAGTCGGCAGCAAAAACCCGCGGCATAGGCATTAACTATGTGCCTGTTAATCTTGAACCTTGCATTGTGCTCAGGGGCAAGTGGCTCAGACAGGCCGGTTTTACTGTCGGGCAAAAGCTGAGTATTAAAGTAAATCAAGAGGAAATTCACATCATCCCTAAACTGATAGGTTTAGCGCAAACAGCAAAAGGCTAA
- a CDS encoding class I SAM-dependent methyltransferase translates to MAEKPRLNQQNQSKTVFSDQQIINSWLKNAAPWTAAIDSEEITSRVEVTNMAVIEVLLKLCSQKRLGDQPLKLLDLGCGEGWLMRALDKALREAGDALAIDMLGTDIVPELIANGEKQGIGRFKTLSYEALSFEQLKETFDVIVCNFSLLGEQSVNRVFAQVAHLLKPDGCFVVQTLHPVTACGEKPYRDGWRSGSWHGFSEDFVDPPPWYFRTMASWLTLFTDNALSPPDIIEPKSCNNSAPLSVIFVAEKL, encoded by the coding sequence ATGGCAGAAAAACCGAGGTTAAATCAGCAAAACCAGTCAAAAACGGTATTCTCGGATCAGCAAATTATTAATAGCTGGCTGAAAAATGCTGCTCCCTGGACAGCTGCAATCGACAGTGAAGAAATTACCAGCCGGGTTGAGGTGACGAACATGGCTGTGATTGAGGTATTGTTGAAGTTATGCTCGCAAAAACGTTTGGGGGATCAGCCGTTGAAGTTGCTGGATCTCGGTTGCGGCGAGGGCTGGTTGATGCGGGCGCTGGATAAAGCGCTAAGAGAAGCGGGCGATGCCCTTGCTATTGATATGTTAGGCACAGATATCGTACCTGAGCTTATCGCCAATGGTGAAAAACAGGGAATTGGCCGTTTTAAAACCTTAAGTTATGAAGCCTTATCTTTTGAACAGCTTAAGGAAACGTTTGATGTTATTGTCTGTAACTTTTCCCTGCTCGGGGAGCAGTCCGTAAACCGGGTTTTTGCCCAGGTGGCTCATTTACTTAAGCCTGACGGATGTTTTGTTGTGCAAACCCTGCATCCGGTGACTGCCTGCGGGGAAAAACCTTACCGGGATGGCTGGCGCAGCGGCAGTTGGCATGGGTTTAGCGAAGATTTTGTCGATCCGCCTCCCTGGTATTTCAGAACCATGGCGAGCTGGTTGACCTTGTTTACCGACAATGCCTTAAGCCCGCCTGACATTATTGAACCTAAAAGCTGTAACAATAGTGCGCCTTTATCGGTCATATTTGTTGCCGAAAAACTCTGA
- a CDS encoding VOC family protein, with protein sequence MFEIAAIDHLVLRTAQVDNMVSFYCQVLGCTVERIVEEIAEEIAEETAEEVAQESEEVVDNVKIPALTQLRAGNALIDLVDVRSKLGKAGGGAPVKTEQNLDHFCLQLKAISSGEIKDYLTGKGIQVGQFHTRYGAQGFGDSVYIQDPDGNTVELKSQQ encoded by the coding sequence ATGTTTGAAATTGCAGCAATTGATCACCTGGTGCTGAGAACGGCACAAGTCGATAATATGGTCAGCTTCTATTGTCAGGTGCTCGGCTGCACCGTGGAGCGTATTGTCGAAGAAATAGCCGAGGAAATAGCCGAGGAAACAGCCGAAGAAGTCGCGCAAGAATCGGAAGAGGTTGTTGATAATGTAAAAATACCGGCCCTGACCCAGTTACGTGCCGGTAATGCCCTGATAGATTTAGTCGATGTCCGCAGTAAATTAGGCAAGGCCGGGGGAGGGGCGCCGGTAAAAACCGAGCAAAACCTCGATCATTTTTGCTTGCAGCTAAAAGCCATTTCCAGCGGCGAAATTAAAGATTATTTAACCGGCAAAGGCATCCAAGTCGGTCAGTTCCATACCCGTTACGGCGCCCAGGGGTTTGGGGATTCGGTTTATATCCAGGATCCCGACGGCAATACTGTGGAACTCAAATCACAGCAATAA
- a CDS encoding GNAT family N-acetyltransferase gives MNSQTQNQVTIRTATEEDMTWVNNQYLSIGFKLSDFERELIAIAEVNGEQAGLGRLQYIDKGSAELGGMYVHYAFRGLGVAGRIVDHLVKNAAGYQKIYCLPFAHLQAFYQKFGFAPEQELTKVPRVVLEKHNWCNSSYAHKTLLFSLTRDI, from the coding sequence TTGAACAGTCAAACACAAAACCAGGTAACGATAAGAACAGCCACAGAAGAGGATATGACCTGGGTCAATAACCAATATTTGAGCATAGGTTTTAAACTGTCCGACTTTGAGCGGGAGTTGATAGCCATTGCCGAGGTTAACGGAGAACAAGCAGGGCTTGGCCGCTTGCAATACATAGATAAGGGTAGCGCCGAGCTTGGCGGTATGTATGTTCACTATGCCTTTCGCGGCTTGGGTGTCGCCGGACGAATTGTGGATCACCTGGTAAAAAATGCCGCCGGTTACCAGAAGATCTACTGTTTGCCTTTTGCCCATCTACAGGCGTTTTACCAGAAATTTGGCTTTGCGCCCGAGCAGGAGTTAACTAAGGTGCCCAGAGTTGTGCTTGAAAAGCATAACTGGTGTAATAGCAGTTATGCGCATAAGACCTTACTGTTTTCCCTGACACGGGATATTTAG
- a CDS encoding LysE family translocator: MFPLEIWLTYSLACLLLVITPGPDNILAIARGLSQGKLAACISATASGAGILFHVLAATFGLTLLIQTSAIAFILVKLLGAGYLIYLGIKVIRSRDLINLTPVEAKSLASIFTTGFLSAALNPKPGLFVLAFIPQFVSAGLGSVTVQMLVYGAWFALLTALGFTLMGIFSTKLAGWLTNRPDFVARLNLGAGISFIGSGLAVAALKQR, encoded by the coding sequence ATGTTTCCCCTTGAGATCTGGCTCACCTACTCACTGGCATGTTTGTTATTGGTCATAACGCCCGGCCCCGATAATATCCTGGCCATCGCCCGCGGTTTAAGTCAGGGCAAACTTGCCGCCTGTATTTCTGCCACCGCTTCCGGCGCTGGTATCTTGTTTCATGTGCTGGCCGCTACCTTCGGATTAACCTTATTGATCCAAACTTCAGCAATTGCTTTTATCCTGGTGAAATTGCTCGGCGCCGGCTATTTGATTTATTTAGGCATTAAGGTCATCAGAAGCCGGGATTTGATTAACTTAACCCCGGTTGAGGCAAAGTCGTTGGCCAGTATTTTTACCACAGGTTTTTTGTCGGCGGCGCTAAACCCTAAGCCGGGATTGTTTGTGCTGGCGTTTATTCCGCAATTTGTCAGTGCCGGGCTGGGGTCGGTGACGGTGCAAATGCTGGTTTATGGTGCCTGGTTCGCGTTATTAACCGCCCTGGGCTTTACCTTGATGGGGATATTCTCTACTAAGCTGGCGGGCTGGTTAACAAACCGGCCTGATTTTGTTGCCAGGTTAAATCTTGGCGCCGGTATTAGCTTTATTGGCTCTGGCCTGGCGGTGGCGGCGCTTAAGCAAAGATAA
- a CDS encoding Crp/Fnr family transcriptional regulator, with translation MTKLPIKTISASSPLGKSAFLALRKAMSAYYPISEQTWQELVDICELVSVEKNQFLYLQGRLPESFAFVYSGLFRLFISDEKGNEYNKMFFDEDSFPGSMVALLKGQVSRFAIEALEKSTVVTIHFSGFRRLLAAKEDLKMYHIHYLEQNWLIAKEAREVALVQEEAQARYLRFLAEYPQLESRLPQYHIASHLGITATQLSRIRKQLGGK, from the coding sequence TTGACTAAGCTTCCCATAAAGACCATAAGCGCCAGCAGCCCATTAGGGAAAAGCGCTTTTTTAGCACTACGTAAAGCCATGTCGGCCTATTATCCTATCTCTGAACAAACCTGGCAGGAACTTGTCGATATTTGCGAGCTGGTGAGTGTCGAAAAAAATCAGTTTCTTTATCTGCAAGGCCGGCTGCCTGAGTCTTTTGCCTTTGTCTATTCCGGCTTGTTCCGGTTGTTTATTAGCGATGAAAAAGGCAATGAATACAATAAGATGTTTTTTGATGAAGATAGTTTTCCCGGCTCTATGGTGGCCCTGCTTAAAGGTCAGGTTTCACGCTTTGCCATAGAAGCATTGGAAAAATCGACTGTGGTGACCATTCACTTTAGCGGTTTTCGCCGCTTATTGGCGGCCAAAGAAGATTTGAAAATGTACCATATTCACTACCTGGAGCAGAACTGGCTGATTGCCAAGGAGGCAAGGGAAGTTGCCCTGGTGCAGGAAGAGGCGCAGGCACGATATTTACGCTTTTTAGCCGAATACCCACAACTTGAGTCCCGGCTGCCGCAATATCATATTGCCTCGCATTTAGGTATTACCGCAACCCAGCTGAGCCGGATCAGAAAACAGCTTGGCGGTAAATAA
- a CDS encoding DMT family transporter: MIYLSLLALIAGAAIATQTSMNAQLGVMLKNPLLATSVAFVSSIFFTLCGVLLVNREIPSVDMVREVPVYLWFTGGAFSAFGLGCFYYLIPKMGIGAMLSAALTGQLLLAMVAGHFGWFDLPVKPITLAKLAGVVALISGIVLINRG, translated from the coding sequence ATGATTTATTTATCTTTACTTGCGCTGATCGCAGGCGCGGCAATTGCGACCCAGACCAGTATGAATGCCCAGCTGGGTGTGATGCTGAAAAATCCGTTATTGGCCACCAGTGTGGCTTTTGTCAGCAGTATCTTTTTTACCTTATGCGGGGTATTGCTGGTGAACCGGGAAATCCCCAGTGTTGACATGGTACGCGAAGTGCCTGTCTATCTTTGGTTTACCGGCGGGGCATTCAGCGCTTTCGGGCTGGGCTGTTTTTATTATCTTATTCCCAAGATGGGCATAGGCGCCATGTTATCTGCCGCCTTAACCGGGCAGTTGTTATTGGCGATGGTAGCCGGTCATTTTGGCTGGTTTGATTTGCCGGTAAAACCTATTACCCTGGCCAAACTGGCCGGGGTAGTGGCACTTATTAGCGGTATTGTTTTGATTAACCGGGGGTAA
- a CDS encoding GNAT family N-acetyltransferase — protein sequence MTLTEQELKLANLDNLTRLWQAMGTNSQVLSSGHKAILSRSWPHRFWHEQAVAIQDKALTQPQDLIDHLASLPANTVLPVWPLLYSGHQSLERILTAGDYIHMLELVAMALTVSKGAGKAAKHNEASGLKLVRCASAEQIKCWTRIGSEAFGYAIDAQVVQTLAENPNAKVMLAYENQQVVATALLFDSLYKKAAITGIHQLGVATQYRGRGIARELMTALLAQNAADTDYFSLQASSMGKGLYASLGFKEQFTINNYRKNSHKNSHKNSHKNYHKK from the coding sequence ATGACCTTAACCGAGCAGGAACTCAAGCTTGCCAATCTCGATAACCTGACCCGCTTGTGGCAAGCCATGGGCACGAATAGCCAGGTATTATCATCCGGGCATAAGGCGATTTTATCGCGCAGCTGGCCGCATCGTTTTTGGCATGAACAGGCGGTGGCGATACAGGACAAAGCGCTTACGCAGCCACAGGACTTGATTGACCATTTGGCAAGCTTACCCGCTAATACTGTGCTGCCTGTATGGCCCTTGCTTTATAGTGGTCATCAATCACTGGAGCGGATTTTAACTGCCGGTGATTATATCCATATGCTTGAACTGGTGGCGATGGCCTTGACGGTTAGTAAAGGGGCCGGCAAAGCAGCAAAACACAATGAAGCTAGTGGCCTAAAGCTGGTAAGGTGTGCCAGCGCTGAGCAAATCAAATGCTGGACCCGGATCGGTAGTGAAGCTTTTGGTTATGCGATTGACGCCCAGGTAGTGCAAACCCTGGCAGAAAACCCCAATGCCAAGGTGATGCTTGCTTATGAAAACCAGCAAGTGGTAGCAACCGCTTTATTGTTTGACAGCTTATATAAAAAAGCCGCTATCACAGGTATTCACCAGTTGGGGGTGGCGACACAATACCGGGGCCGGGGCATTGCCCGAGAGCTGATGACGGCATTACTTGCCCAAAATGCAGCGGATACGGATTATTTCAGTTTACAGGCATCATCTATGGGCAAAGGCCTGTATGCCAGCTTAGGGTTTAAGGAGCAGTTTACCATCAACAACTATCGCAAAAACTCTCACAAAAACTCTCACAAAAACTCTCACAAAAATTATCACAAAAAGTAG
- a CDS encoding TonB-dependent hemoglobin/transferrin/lactoferrin family receptor, with the protein MFKPTPKVLACVISTALFTSPSHAEIADDTQDIAQDLEVIVISGSRTEKALKDVAGSISVVTAQDIEKQVVTDMNQLFKYDPGVEVTGSAGGAQNILVRGMGSDRVLMIKDGMRMNEGYGADGLNDIVGRGFIETDTIKQVEVAKGAASSLYGSDALGGIVVFTTKDASDYLAQGETFAGSVKAGYNNGTEQENISATLAFAHGAFEQLINLNYRDGDEQQNYDESEQPFSIQSDNIFYKAKYSLNEQDYLTFTTEHWQQESKGDSADGLLAYFRGLGQYGYQIVDENINNDKTTESYKLDYHSESGSGFYDLLNVSLYKNKTIQRDQEYGQLDINAPMFGVVEIRDMYKTSRYQQDSYGLLSNASLELNHSHTLGYGLDIEKTQSSRLVHEYREVAGESTRDLTDEKFPKTDTWRTGIFVNDEITLLDGQLTLTPGIRFDRYSMDPNNALKADGVSTFSKIDENHTSVNFGALYRLTEDISLFAQYGQGFKVPAYDLAYIEHYNQASSEYIYEVKPSDDLSPEESDSYELGLRGTLGDFAFNTAVYYTKYDQFLATALINSETVLNDDNSFAHQHDTFQYQNIDAVTIKGIEAAVNYDLNNEFNLFVNASYQHGKDDETDEYIETISPLSGIAGLGYIGDKLNAELILNWASKMTKVPTSKSEIAGYGSLDLLMSYQLTDEVIINLSATNLTDKEYIRYANATGHSEGDSKQHLTEAGRAFSLSAKMTF; encoded by the coding sequence TTGTGTTATTTCAACTGCATTGTTCACCAGCCCGAGTCACGCCGAGATAGCTGACGATACCCAGGATATTGCCCAGGATCTGGAAGTTATTGTCATCAGCGGCTCCCGCACCGAAAAAGCACTTAAAGACGTTGCCGGCAGCATCTCTGTCGTCACCGCACAGGACATCGAAAAGCAAGTGGTCACGGACATGAACCAGTTATTTAAATATGACCCCGGCGTAGAAGTGACCGGTAGTGCCGGCGGCGCGCAAAACATCCTGGTACGGGGTATGGGCAGCGATCGGGTCTTGATGATCAAAGACGGCATGCGCATGAATGAAGGTTACGGCGCCGACGGCTTAAACGACATCGTCGGTCGTGGTTTTATCGAAACCGACACCATAAAACAGGTGGAAGTTGCCAAAGGTGCGGCATCATCCCTGTACGGCTCGGATGCTTTGGGCGGCATTGTCGTGTTTACCACCAAAGATGCCAGTGATTACCTGGCTCAGGGCGAAACCTTTGCCGGTTCAGTAAAAGCCGGTTATAACAACGGCACAGAGCAGGAAAACATCAGTGCAACGCTGGCCTTTGCCCACGGTGCATTCGAGCAGCTTATCAACCTCAATTACCGCGACGGTGACGAGCAGCAAAATTATGATGAAAGCGAACAACCGTTTTCCATCCAGTCCGACAATATTTTCTATAAAGCCAAGTACAGCTTAAATGAGCAGGATTATTTGACCTTCACCACAGAGCACTGGCAACAGGAAAGCAAGGGCGACAGCGCCGACGGCTTGCTGGCCTATTTCAGGGGCCTTGGCCAGTACGGCTATCAGATTGTTGACGAAAATATTAACAACGATAAAACCACGGAGTCTTATAAGCTGGATTATCACAGCGAAAGCGGCAGCGGTTTTTACGACCTGCTCAATGTCAGCCTCTATAAAAATAAAACCATTCAAAGGGATCAGGAATACGGTCAGTTGGATATCAATGCCCCTATGTTCGGCGTTGTCGAAATACGGGACATGTACAAAACCTCCAGATACCAGCAAGACAGCTATGGTCTGCTGTCCAACGCCAGCCTGGAGCTTAACCACAGCCATACTTTAGGTTACGGCCTGGATATCGAAAAAACACAAAGCAGCCGCCTGGTACACGAATACCGCGAAGTGGCCGGCGAATCGACCCGGGATCTGACCGATGAAAAATTTCCGAAAACAGATACCTGGCGTACCGGCATTTTTGTCAATGATGAAATCACCCTGCTCGACGGCCAGCTCACCCTCACCCCGGGTATCAGGTTTGACCGTTACAGCATGGACCCCAATAACGCTTTAAAGGCCGACGGTGTTAGTACTTTTTCGAAAATAGATGAAAATCATACTTCCGTTAATTTCGGCGCTTTGTACCGTTTAACAGAGGATATCAGCTTATTCGCCCAATACGGCCAGGGCTTTAAGGTACCCGCCTATGATCTGGCTTATATCGAGCATTATAACCAGGCAAGCTCAGAATACATTTATGAAGTGAAACCAAGCGACGACCTGTCGCCGGAAGAAAGCGACAGCTATGAGTTGGGCTTAAGGGGGACTTTAGGTGATTTCGCCTTTAATACCGCCGTTTATTACACTAAGTATGATCAATTCCTTGCTACGGCCTTAATCAACAGTGAAACGGTATTAAACGACGATAACAGCTTTGCCCACCAGCACGATACCTTCCAATATCAAAATATCGATGCCGTTACCATTAAAGGCATAGAAGCTGCGGTCAATTATGATCTCAATAATGAATTCAACCTCTTTGTTAATGCTTCCTACCAACACGGCAAGGATGATGAAACCGATGAATATATCGAAACCATCAGCCCGCTATCCGGTATCGCAGGCCTGGGGTATATCGGCGATAAGCTCAACGCCGAGCTGATCTTAAACTGGGCCAGCAAAATGACAAAAGTGCCGACAAGTAAGTCGGAAATTGCCGGTTACGGCAGCCTGGATTTATTGATGAGTTATCAGCTTACGGATGAAGTGATCATCAATTTATCCGCCACCAACCTCACCGATAAGGAGTATATCCGCTACGCCAATGCCACCGGGCACAGCGAAGGAGATTCCAAGCAGCATTTAACCGAAGCGGGAAGAGCATTTTCGCTTAGTGCCAAAATGACTTTCTAA